A stretch of Exiguobacterium sp. BMC-KP DNA encodes these proteins:
- a CDS encoding carboxypeptidase M32, producing MSTTQQWRDHFDGLRAYEEAVALLYWDMRTYMPEQGATNRSASIGFLSTESFRRRTGATYQQLLTAMEQETLTGIEAISFAKAKEAFDRDSKIPEAEYQTFITLISEAESVWEKAKDANDWSMFEPYLEKIVAMERKFVEYWGYDAHPYDALLHDYEPGMTVATLDPLFAELRQAIIGLLGQLEGKDFPTLDWSADRETQIALNQEWLRDIGYDFTSGRLDETVHPFQTTINRKDARITTKYDENDYRNSVFGTMHEAGHATYEQGIEPELDSLGLGDGASMGIHESQSLFFENFIGRNQGFLEARYHGLQQAIPSLADVPFERFYAAVNEVKPSLIRIEADELTYALHIIIRYELEKRLMTNELEVKDLPQEWNHLYKEYLGVDVPSDDKGVLQDVHWSGGSFGYFPSYALGLVYAAQLNEALRRDVDNVDGLIAAGTLAPIKGWLKENIHRHGKSKTPAELIEAATGQSISVTPLVNYLTKKYTRVVEAL from the coding sequence ATGTCAACGACACAACAATGGCGCGACCATTTTGATGGTCTTCGCGCATACGAAGAAGCCGTCGCATTACTCTACTGGGATATGCGGACGTACATGCCGGAACAAGGAGCAACGAACCGTTCAGCCTCAATCGGATTCCTCTCGACGGAAAGCTTCCGTCGCCGGACAGGTGCGACGTACCAACAACTACTCACGGCGATGGAGCAAGAGACATTGACGGGGATTGAGGCAATTTCGTTCGCAAAAGCAAAAGAAGCGTTTGACCGCGATTCGAAGATTCCAGAAGCCGAGTACCAAACGTTCATTACCTTGATCTCGGAAGCCGAGAGTGTCTGGGAAAAGGCAAAAGATGCGAACGATTGGTCGATGTTTGAACCATACCTCGAGAAAATCGTGGCGATGGAACGCAAATTCGTTGAGTACTGGGGATATGACGCGCATCCGTACGACGCATTGCTGCATGACTACGAGCCAGGAATGACGGTCGCGACACTCGATCCATTGTTCGCTGAACTTCGTCAAGCAATCATCGGTCTACTTGGGCAGCTCGAAGGAAAAGACTTCCCGACGCTCGATTGGTCAGCAGACCGCGAGACACAGATCGCCTTGAACCAAGAATGGCTCCGCGATATCGGTTACGACTTCACGTCTGGTCGCTTGGATGAGACGGTTCACCCGTTCCAGACGACGATCAACCGGAAGGACGCGCGGATCACGACGAAATACGATGAGAACGACTACCGGAACTCGGTCTTCGGCACGATGCACGAAGCCGGACACGCAACGTATGAGCAAGGCATTGAACCAGAGCTCGATTCACTCGGACTTGGTGACGGTGCTTCGATGGGAATTCATGAATCACAATCGTTGTTCTTTGAGAACTTCATCGGACGTAACCAAGGCTTCTTAGAAGCACGTTATCATGGCTTACAACAAGCGATTCCGTCACTTGCTGACGTCCCGTTTGAACGCTTCTATGCAGCGGTCAACGAAGTCAAACCGTCACTCATTCGGATTGAAGCCGATGAACTGACATATGCGCTCCATATCATCATCCGGTATGAGCTTGAAAAACGCCTCATGACAAACGAACTCGAAGTCAAGGATCTGCCGCAAGAATGGAATCATCTTTATAAAGAGTATCTCGGTGTTGATGTCCCGAGTGACGATAAAGGCGTTTTACAAGACGTGCACTGGTCAGGTGGATCGTTCGGTTACTTCCCAAGTTATGCCCTTGGTCTCGTCTACGCGGCACAACTGAATGAAGCGCTTCGTCGTGACGTCGACAATGTCGATGGTCTGATTGCAGCCGGAACGCTTGCGCCAATCAAAGGCTGGTTGAAAGAAAACATCCATCGTCACGGGAAATCAAAGACACCGGCTGAATTGATCGAAGCGGCAACCGGACAATCGATTTCCGTCACACCACTTGTCAACTATTTGACGAAGAAATACACGCGTGTCGTCGAGGCACTCTAA
- a CDS encoding glycerophosphodiester phosphodiesterase gives MLWFAHRGVSDRFPENTLEAIAAAIEDDVDGVEFDVHFSKDGVGVIIHDETVNRTTNGTGRVVDMTFSELQTLDAGARFKGDPIKTKIPTLDEVLTILAPATLRLNIELKTDTIRYDGLEAYVLERCAAHGIATDRLLFSSFNHYSVALIRKLDPSVETAILYPYPIYHPEEQALRIGATGVHPDYRRVTEADVAFAHAQDVTVRVYTPKTVEDVRQMQAIGVDAVIVNDPKGMRDKLEG, from the coding sequence ATGTTATGGTTCGCACACCGTGGTGTCAGTGATCGCTTTCCCGAGAACACGCTCGAAGCGATCGCTGCTGCAATCGAAGATGATGTTGATGGTGTTGAATTCGATGTCCATTTCTCAAAGGACGGTGTCGGCGTCATCATCCATGATGAGACCGTCAACCGGACGACGAACGGGACAGGGCGCGTCGTCGACATGACGTTCTCAGAACTGCAAACACTCGATGCCGGAGCACGCTTCAAAGGTGATCCGATCAAAACGAAGATTCCGACACTTGACGAAGTGTTGACGATCCTTGCGCCAGCGACACTCCGACTCAACATCGAGCTGAAGACGGATACGATCCGGTATGATGGACTTGAAGCCTATGTCCTTGAGCGTTGCGCGGCGCATGGTATCGCGACGGACCGGCTGTTGTTCAGTTCGTTCAATCATTATTCGGTCGCCTTGATTCGTAAGCTCGACCCAAGCGTCGAGACGGCGATTCTATATCCGTATCCGATCTATCATCCGGAAGAACAAGCCCTCCGGATTGGTGCGACTGGAGTTCATCCCGATTATCGACGGGTGACGGAAGCGGACGTCGCATTTGCTCACGCGCAAGACGTTACAGTCCGTGTCTATACACCGAAGACAGTTGAAGACGTCCGACAGATGCAAGCCATCGGTGTCGACGCTGTTATCGTCAATGATCCGAAAGGAATGCGCGACAAACTCGAAGGATAA
- a CDS encoding guanylate kinase, protein MSGKIILLIGGSGSGKSSLIKRLRTEYTHVRFIPSVTTRPKRPTEIDGASYRFVDVKTFQQLIQDDGFIEYAHVHRAWYGTPRQAYVDVLEQDQIVIKDIDPKGAANFKRLFNDQVITIFVSVPPDLMKERLLMRGDTPEFEARLVDYEEAWKERDHYDYMIENIDFETAYADLLKIIAGYIPKA, encoded by the coding sequence ATGTCAGGTAAAATCATTCTTTTGATTGGTGGATCGGGCAGCGGAAAGTCTTCCCTGATCAAACGCTTGCGGACAGAATATACGCATGTCCGGTTCATCCCGTCTGTGACGACACGACCGAAACGTCCGACGGAAATCGATGGAGCAAGCTACCGCTTCGTCGACGTCAAGACGTTCCAGCAACTGATCCAAGACGATGGATTCATCGAATACGCCCATGTCCACCGGGCGTGGTATGGCACACCGCGTCAAGCATACGTTGATGTCCTTGAACAGGATCAGATCGTCATCAAGGATATCGACCCAAAAGGGGCGGCGAACTTCAAGCGCTTATTTAACGATCAAGTGATTACGATCTTCGTTTCGGTCCCACCCGACTTAATGAAGGAACGACTCTTGATGCGTGGTGATACACCAGAGTTCGAAGCGCGACTCGTCGATTACGAGGAAGCGTGGAAAGAGCGCGATCATTATGACTACATGATTGAAAACATTGATTTTGAGACGGCGTACGCCGATCTCCTTAAGATCATCGCTGGTTATATTCCAAAGGCATGA
- a CDS encoding aminoglycoside phosphotransferase family protein yields the protein MLQTIQTVKRLPGRSNQTVWSVKTATAHYIVKTVMDPTSRQYEREANLLIPEQHGIAHALPLATGQTATIAYGIYPYLSGQTVRSVLQETPERATELGQETGKALKRIHEVPAPSEMTSWSIRCQAKHDRDRPAVEDLLASEWIERLDQFIGERLALLETRPNHLQHDDVHLDNLLVQDGHLSAFLDYGNHDYGDPWHDFVKCGLFQVEMSPVFARNMINGYFENEVSSNFWQVYSLYMAMVVFSSLVWTKRFDASQVPVMQRRVQRIIQDHDGFRRDMPLWYET from the coding sequence TTGTTACAGACAATTCAAACCGTTAAGCGGCTTCCGGGTCGATCGAATCAAACCGTCTGGTCCGTTAAGACGGCAACAGCGCACTACATCGTCAAGACTGTCATGGATCCGACCAGTCGTCAATATGAACGAGAAGCGAACTTGTTGATCCCAGAACAACATGGCATCGCTCATGCCTTACCACTAGCGACAGGACAAACAGCAACGATTGCGTACGGCATTTATCCGTATCTATCTGGACAAACCGTCCGAAGCGTGCTCCAGGAAACACCGGAACGAGCGACCGAACTCGGTCAGGAGACAGGAAAAGCATTGAAACGTATCCATGAGGTACCTGCTCCAAGTGAGATGACGTCTTGGAGTATACGCTGTCAGGCGAAACATGACCGTGATCGCCCAGCAGTTGAGGACTTGCTTGCATCAGAGTGGATCGAGCGACTCGATCAGTTCATCGGCGAACGACTTGCGTTACTTGAGACGCGTCCGAACCATCTGCAGCATGATGATGTTCATCTCGATAATCTACTCGTGCAAGACGGACATCTATCTGCTTTCCTTGATTACGGGAACCATGATTACGGTGATCCGTGGCATGATTTCGTCAAATGCGGGTTGTTTCAAGTCGAGATGAGTCCCGTCTTTGCCCGTAACATGATTAATGGATATTTTGAAAACGAAGTGTCGTCTAACTTTTGGCAAGTCTACAGTCTTTACATGGCGATGGTCGTCTTCTCCTCACTTGTCTGGACAAAGCGGTTTGATGCAAGTCAGGTGCCAGTGATGCAACGACGCGTCCAGCGGATCATTCAGGATCACGATGGGTTTCGACGCGACATGCCGCTTTGGTATGAGACGTAA
- a CDS encoding tetratricopeptide repeat protein — MFDFESVHQLRKTGQYETAKEVVRRYVETAPDNPTVLYQMAWCHDSLGEEYAAVPYYERALALGLIGEDRLQAYIGLGSTYRVIGQFQEASDVLHRALLEFPDAHALHAFLAMTEYNLGQADQAVGRLLKTLATTSSDTSIQTFDRALRYYADHLDEIVKE, encoded by the coding sequence ATGTTTGATTTCGAATCGGTTCATCAATTACGAAAGACGGGACAGTATGAAACAGCAAAAGAAGTCGTCCGTCGGTATGTCGAAACGGCACCTGACAATCCAACTGTTCTCTATCAGATGGCGTGGTGTCACGATAGCCTTGGTGAGGAGTATGCTGCTGTCCCCTATTATGAACGGGCTCTAGCGCTCGGTCTTATCGGTGAAGACCGCTTGCAAGCCTATATCGGGCTCGGCAGTACATACCGCGTCATCGGACAGTTTCAAGAAGCGTCAGACGTTCTCCATCGTGCATTGCTTGAGTTTCCGGATGCCCACGCCTTACACGCATTTCTCGCGATGACGGAGTATAATCTCGGTCAAGCCGATCAGGCGGTCGGTCGTTTGCTCAAGACGCTTGCTACAACGTCGTCGGATACATCGATCCAGACATTTGACCGAGCACTCCGTTATTATGCCGATCATTTAGACGAGATCGTCAAAGAATGA